One Glycine max cultivar Williams 82 chromosome 1, Glycine_max_v4.0, whole genome shotgun sequence genomic window, TGGGTTatccatttaaatttgatttttttttcttataactattattttatgtCATAATTCGTCCAAATATTCAAtacaattaacacaatattatcaaatgtctaaaagtaataaaattgattcatttaatatcatcaacataatattctaaaatagactattacaaattaaaataaaatattcttcaatGAGATGTATGATAATAGTCTGCATCACAACTATATATTTCCTACCAACTAATTTCTCATAATCAGTTTTACTGCAATCATCTTTGCTACAATCAGATTTGTTGTAACTAGATTTGTtgaaatgaatgaataaaatgtGATTCATTAATGTTAtaaacatgacaaaaaaataaatatgaaaaaaaaggtaaaacaaataataatatacctAAAAGTAATACCTTAAGAAATTTCAACACTAGTAGTTCTTACACGTTCAGTTTCAATACTTGGAATCCCAATATTAGCAGCATTTAAAGTCAAACAAAATAACTCAAAATTTTGATCGGTTCAGTTTGATTTTGATCGGATCTATAAATCTAAACTCATGACATAACTCATACATGAACGATTTTGACCAGTTCGATTCGATTTTGATccaaatacataaatgactTAACTCAAACGGTTTGGATCAGTTTTGGTTAATTCAGGTTCACGAATAACCCGTACCTATGAACACCCCTAACCACTAAGCGCATGGATCAATTGGCGTGAAATTATTCTGCTTAACTAAATGATCTCATATTTCAGTCATGCATATGTAAATAGATTTAAATgcttagaaataaaaatttagaactcgttgaataattttatctaaCTTAAACaggattgttttgtttttgataGAAAATACCTATAGTTtagttagaaagaaaaaaaaacaattacaaacCCATAGATTATGACAATTAGGggctaaaaaaaatttcaaggtaGGACCCATTCTTGGTCACAAGGCAATTTTTAGTTGCATTTGGGAAAATTTTCTCCGTCCTCTTCCTCCATCACAGTATCTTATATCTACTTTTGCATCATGTATTGCTTCAGTACCACATCTACGTTGGCTGGACCCAGCGCACGTGAAAATGGCCTTATAGTGCGAAGCAAAACTATTTATGTATTTAACAAATATCATAGCACATCGAAGAGAAAGAGTCACCCACATAAATATTTGCCTCCATGTTGATACAGACTATTACTACAATAGTCGTCGCACAATTACTACACTATTTCAGGCCAAACTGGCATATCGAATAAATTAGTATGACATGATTGTATATAGGTTTGattattaataagaaattgaacTGAAAGAAAGTCTAATGTTATATATGAAGAGATAATGTTATAGCTTGGCTTTCGAGGTCCAAGTAACCTTCCTAAAGAATAGACGAGAGCAAGAGATATAGAGAGAGAGTAGAGGaaatgcttcttcttcttctttttattcataAGTGTTTCTTACATTTATACGAGTTACTGTTACTAACAAAAAGCTAACAAACTCAACAATAAGCTTCTTCTAGAAGATACATGCATGCGCCCTATTACTACATGTTACTGTAATCCTTCAAATGAATGGGAGTATGGCTTTGCCTCTTGGGCCTTGCTGTTTGTAACTCCTTATTGCTATTCATATCATTCCTGCGCGcttcaaacaacacattgtcctcaatgtgatGAAGGCATCTCCATTGCACCAGTACCATATGTTTTGGTCATGACTCGAAGGGAATTATTTTGGACGCCACTATGGCTAAAGGGATGACGACTAGATGGATATCAATGGCCAGACAGGGCGTGTAAACTGAGCTGTGCCGGAGGAGGTTCTTGAAGTAAATCAGGTGATGGTGAACGTGGTGGTGCTAACTGTGGTGTAAGCTCTTCATCTTCTATTACCAAGAGAAATAACAAAGATGAGCACTTGTGACCTCGAGAGAATTTCTGGTCGCAGTGGAAACACAGTCCCTTTTCTCGACAGACCGCGGGCTCTTCCGGTGTAAGGCATTTAAAAGGAATGGAAGTGGTTGTAGTGCATTGAGGTGTAGGTAACAAAGGCAGAGTAGGGTTGGGTGAAGGCGATTGAGTGATTACGGTTGTCGCAGTGGTTGTTGGAGGGTGATATGGTGGTGGCCGGCGAGCAGCCATGAGCTTTTCTTCCTGTAAGCGCGCATACGATACTGCTTGAGCCAATGAAATAGGTTGAAGAACTTGCACCTCTCGCCGAATGCAAGACTCAACCCCGAAATGAAGCAACTCAGCACAAACGGTGCTGGCAGTCCCACTATATGATTTTCCAGAGACTTGAATTCGGACAAATAAGCGCTTACTGACGAACGCTGCTAAAGTTTGCACAACAAACCTGTAGGATCCTCATATGTAGACGAAGCAAAACGAGAGTGCAAAGCATGGAGAAACGCTGACCACGAAGAGAGCTGCGTGTTGCGGTGCATCCACTGGAACCACGCGAGAGCTGGCCCTTCCATATAGAACGAAGCAATTGTCAAGCGTTCCTGATCAGGCGTGGAGTGATACTCGAAAAATTATGTGATCTTGAAGGTCCAACCAGTTGGATCGGAGCCGTCAAACCTCAGTACGTCGAGCTTCATACGATGCACTAGACTGTACGACGGCGGCGTCTATCCTACTAACGAAGACAGCGGCGTTTGCGGCGGTTGCTGGTTCACTTCGAGTTGTGAcatttgatgaagaagatcatcaattttcaaattcatgGCGAGCTAAGAGGCTATGAGTTTCGCAATTGCATCTTCCAGGCGATCTGCGGAAACCTTAGAACGAGTCGCGTCCACCATTGTTGTGCAATGAAAACACCAATGTTATAGCTTGGCTTTTGAGGTCCAAGTAACCTCCCTAAAGAATAGACGAGAgcgagagatagagagagagtaGAGGaaatgcttcttcttcttctttttattcataAGCATTTCTTACATTTATATGAGTTACTGTTACTAACAGAAAGCTAACAAACTCAACAATAAGCTTCTTCTAGAAGATACATGCATAATCCTTCAAATGAATGGGAGTATGGCTTTGCCTTGCTGTTTGTAATTCCTTATTCCTATTCGTATCAGATAACTAGAGGTAGTTGGGTATATTGATTAAATGTTTCGATAATAAAGTGAAATGTTAAGtgcaataccaaaaaaaaaggtgaatatTAAGTGTGTTATGCATTGGATCGGACTTGATGATATTActagtataaattatttgatagaaTATTGAACATATAATGATTTGCATTTAGGTGATCGATCAAACTAGAAAATGTTCAAAGTAAaagtgtgaattttttttcttttaaggaaTATATGTCGTGGTGTGTACGATGCaaggaataaaatttattgaattgaTCATGAAAGTTTTGTGGTGTTTAAGATTGCTAAATAAGCTATTGGAAATGAATTATGAAAGGATTTTGTGTATTGCTTATATGTTTCTTAAAACGAGATGAAAAataggagatataattatttaggATTTTATCATGGAGAATGTCAACTACTATTTTAGGTTTTATAGAGATTTAAAATGAAACCCCACGCACAATGGATTACATTTAAAATGAAAACccaaaaaattcattcatttttttaattctttaaccttttgaaaaagaaaaactaaaaattaactaaaattagcATGCCAAATATAGCTTGTTTAGCGGGTCATTTCaactatcttttaatttttcttatacgaaaaatttatttgacattATTAATAGTATTTGATAAacaagtatatttttaatagcttgtggtatttttttaatatattactttaagtaacatttttaaaaatattatcttctaattttataatttattttctttatgtccataaaatatttattaatttttcattttactctTTTCCATAAAGGTAGAAttttaatacataatttttgcttaaataacaatttagtcTATATAAaatactctatttttattttaattctatatagattttttttagtccggtaaaaaattgatttaatttctactgtcaaataataatgttaattgattacataataACAATGTTGATATGTCACATCATAAATAATCTAACaaaacaatcatttttttttaaattcaattctcatttattcaaaacaattgataaaggattaaaaatataatttataaaaaatagatgTGACTTTCTAAATTTTGTACACTagtaaaatatttacttttactTCCTTAACggtattagattaggattttaaataattttatttttataaaaaaatcttaagatattcaacaatatttttaaatgacatAAGTTTTCtggtatttaattaaaattattaagatttGTAAGAAATGCAGCGAAATCCAGtaatattcaattaatttttttttacaacttataAAATGtcctataatatttaaaattacacaaatttcaatagattttaatgaattttatagactttttaataaaaaaaatataaatatcacaCTTATCAAATAATTCCAGAAAAACCTTAGACTTTCctaaattcttttctttttctttttctttttttttcggtTGTATGAGGCATTtcatttaatcaataataatgtGAGCAACTTTTTGGTTTGGGTCTTCGTTGGGTTATGTACGTTGCAACAACGGTAATCAAACACAACAGGCAATTATATCTCTAAATGTTCTCATGCTAAACTTTGGTTTTGCCTTTAAAATCATTTCTGCTTGGGTCTTTAAAGGAGGAAGTTAAAGTTTTTGCTGAAGCTGCAAAAGTGTTGGTCTCAGTTTGGATTATATGTTTAGGGGCTTGTTACGGGGTGATTTTGTTTCCTGTAAAAAGCTTTCACGTTTTAATGcttgtttataataatttttcatttgcatttaaagaataaaagagagCCAATTCTACACATTCATTTTGATGACAAGTAATTATCTCTTGTGCCATTGTAGAACGTCACAAAagtgattataaaaaatagcacCAAAAGCACCTAAAGAATGAtatcaaaattttgtatttatactAATGAAACACTTCAAGAATCCTCTAGGCCATATTGCTTGAGCATACAATTTCAGCTGCTACGTTCATCAACTAATCAAAGTACAACAATCCGGAAGCTAGATGCAGGTCTGTTGACGTCTTTTGTATCACTTTAATTACGACACTAAGTTTTCAATTTGCTTGCTCACCATAACAAGAACAATTATCATAAAGAAAGAGTAAATCGATGGGCAAAGTTGATGGTGAAAACTGTACACTGAAATGATTTTACTCACGTATACATGTTACTATACTGGACACAGATGAACTGCATTATAAATGGGGAAACTAACTCGAAACACTACATCACAGAATTCCAAAATTGGATAATCATAACTATAtatcaaaaaattatgacacAACACAAATATACATGTGCTTATATGAACGGGAGGCATGGGGAAATTTGTTGATAGCTTGGATCTGGACCTGTACAGCGCTTGCACGCTGAACCCGAGTTGTCTTGAAGTGAGTTTCGCCTCCGAAATTGGATCTGCATCAATCTGCATGCTAGTATAAATGTTCATGCATATATATGTGAACAAAGAATACTAAGAGCAGGAGCTATATCCTATATGGAGTTCACAGTATCATGTATGAACACACCAGGATAAAGAATTTTGCATTTCAGGTAGATTTCCTATTCATTACAGGGGAGCACGACTAGATAAACCTGGCTCAAGACAGAACCATAGTATCAAAACATCGACCAGCTGAGAACACCTCTCACAGTAATTTCAAGAATCGCTCCAATctgcatcatcatcttcatcacttCCAGCCAAAgcctatttaaataattaacatattagTGGACCCCAAAGAAAGGGAGtatcaaagagaaagagaaatagaaagagGAACATATGCCTATTACAGTAAATTAAACAGATAGTGAGACAGACCTGGCGAATTGCATTTGCTTTCTCCAAGATGGCAGCAaacttcaaatttgtttttggACCTTGAATGCTAGGTCGTGTAGTCACAGCAGGCTTCAAGTTGAAGGACTGAGAGAACCGGAaagcatttttaaataaaataatgttttgaatACAAAAGGGTATGATCAGCATAAAGTTGCAAGCACTAACCTTTGTTCTTATCTGTTCTAGTAAAGAATCTCTTTCATCTACCTTTGGTGCAATTTGAGGCATAACCCGTTCAGTAACCTTCCTAAGCTGCAGTGGTTAAAAGGCAAAGTGTTATGCAAGAATTTTGACCTTGAAAGGGCATTCAAAGTCATATAAGAACTAGAAACTGCCTCACCTTGCTTTTGTCATGAGCAGCAACAGCATCAATTAGAGGATTACGAGGACGAGGAAGTTTATTCTTTGGTTTTCCATTTGTCCTTTCACTCTCAAGATCTGATGTATGATCAGACGTATCCAAGGACATCTCCATTCCCCCCTCAAAGGGCAGGAAACTCTGATTAGGCTCCATACTTTCCATGTTTGGTGGAGACATGAATGAGATAGGCAGATGTCCTTGTTCCCCTTCCACATTACTTATAGACTGCTGAAGTGTTTTAAATTCAGAACTAGTCTCTGACATTAATTGACTTGGAGGTTTAGTCGGGTTTTCATGAGAAGAGATAGAATCATGTCCAGGTCCAGGAACAGCACATTCAACAGGTGGAGTTGGAGGGTCTGGGTTAGAACTTTGTTCCATTTCTCCCTCAGAAGAAACAATGTGACTGTTAGAACTGTCCATAGACACCACATTAGTTACAAACTGCAGAAGTGTTTTATCATCAGAACTATGCTCCATCAGTAATTGACTTGGAGGTTGAGTCAGTTTTTCTTGAGGTGAGAGAGAATCATGTCCAGAAACAGCACATTCAGCCGGTGGAATTGTAGGGCCTGGGTTTGAGTTCAGTTCCATTTCTCCCTCAGAAGCAACTGCATGACCATGTGGAGGCCTGTCCATAGATACCATATTACTCATACTCTGTTGAAGTGATTTATCATCTGGAGTAGTCTCCATCATTAACTGATGTGGAGGTTGAGTTGATTTTTCTTGTGGAGGGATGGAATTGTGTCCTAAAACAGCATATGCAGCAGATGGTATTGGTGCGCATGGGTTTGAATTCTGTATCACTTCTCCCTCAGGAGCAACAATGAAACCTTGAGGAGGCATGCCCATAGATGCCACGGGTAATGTTAACAAGGGGTTTTGAATTTGGTTGCTGTCCAGCAATAGGTAATTATATTGACCTTTTGATTCATTAACCATGATAGGAAATTGAAAAGGTATAGCAACAGGGTGCCCTGAAACACCAACAGCAAACCCAGAAGAATGTTGGAGCTTATCACTTTCCAAAGCCATGACAGGCAAAAAAGGATTCTGATACAAGGTCTCTCTCTCAGAAGTTGGCAAACCAAATAGAGATTGTTTATCAGGTCTATTTGGCTGGACTGAGACCTGACTTACTTCTAACTCTTCTCTTTGCGAAGCTAGGGAAGCATGTTGAACCTTGCCCATTCTCCATTGCATAGGCGGTAGAGGAGGCATGGGTGGCATCTCATCAAGTTTATTTTCAGTTGCCTTGGGAAAGAGGTTAGGAAGAAGAGGCTTCAATGGATCCATGACACGTTTTGCAGCATTATTCTCCTGGCTAGATGACTGTGGCAAGGAATAAAATGATGATGGCTCATCTGCATGGATTTCTGATACGCAGTCAGAAGTAGCATTAGTGCTTTCTTGCTCCAATTGATATTTCTGCATCTGCTGAAATTGAGGTTTTTCAGAGGCAAAGTTTTTCTCCTCTCTGAGTGGGAATTCTGCATCCTGTTCACCAATTTGAGATTTTGAGAACAGATCTAAATCAGTTTCAGGTTCCAACTGGTTACCAGAAGGTGATGAAAAACCATCTCTGTCATTTTGTAATGGATCATGCAGGCCATAAGATAATGATTCTGATTGCTGGGCATCTAACCCCAAAAATTTAGGCACCATTTCTGCATCATCAACAAAAGCACCATGTTGGAATTTCTCCCTTGGAGATGACTTTTGAATATTATTACATATTTCTGAATCTGGAAGATCAAAGGGAACCAGTTTGTTCAGGTTCAATTGTACATCCACAGAAGCAATTTCTGGCTGATCCACTATCTTCTGTTCCTCTAATTCTGTCAAAGAATCTCTAGCAACTGCCTCATCAACTTCTATCTCTTTCTTCTGTGAATCTGCAAAGGTAGAAAGAGATTCTTCTAACTTTGTAATATTACTCAATGAAGAATTTACGACATCAGATGACGCTACATCTAGCAATGGTGCTGATTGATTTTCACTCTTCTCAGCATTTGTGACCATGGCAATTTGCGTCAATTCTACTTCATTGGATTTTATTTCCATTGGATAAGAATGAGAACTCAACGGAGGCTCTTCCAAATCTGAAAGACCCCTTGATGGAGAACAAATCTGACTTGAAGCTGGACAACTAACAACACCCTCATCATTTTCAGCACTATCAACAGAAGGAGCAGAATACACAGCTTGATCATCTGACTGAACATTTTCAGTGACCAGATCATTTACCATCACATGATTATCAGGAGATGAACGTTTAAAATGACCATCATCTTCAACTGGATTGACACTGAAGGTGGATCCATTTATTTCATCATCATGCACCATCTTTGGTATCTCTCCAACTTTTGATTGGAGATCAGAAGATGAGACTTCAATTTCTGCTGAGCCCGGTTCATCTTGAGTGTTGTTATGAGTTGAATCAGATAATAGCCCCCCGGTAAAGCAACTCAATGGAGAAACAGGAGTCTCCGAATTAAGTTGGGTAGTTACAGTACAATCTTCATCTTTTGAGTCTTGACAATCATGAGCCAGTGTAGCACCTGAATTCAAGTTTAATTCTTCCATGGATGGGGAAACAGGATCCTCTACTGGTGAACCAATATCTCTATTAACCAAAATTTTAGAAGGATTTTCTTTGGGAGGCTCTGCCTGGGACATTTTGATTTCAGAATGATCACTGCATTCATCTCCATGAGCTAATTCCAAATCATTAAGAACTTGTAACAGATCATCACAATGAATATATGGGTCATCATCATCCAAGTTGTCTAATGATGTTTTAGCAGAAGAACCCACTGGGTGAGCATCATCTGTTAGGGAGAGAGAAACAGGTTTGGAAGAAATAGATTCAACAAGACCTGTTCTGTCTGCATTGTCATCATCTAATCTTAAATTAAGTTCAGCAGGGGCAGATGGGGTTTCATCTGATTGAGTTGCAGCAGGTAGGATCACTGGCAAGGTGGATCCAAGATTAGAACACAACACCTGCCCTGAAGTCATCAAATCTGAAGAGGCTTGCCCCAAATCAGATGAAATCTCTTCTTCATGAACCGgtgcatcatcatgcatgacAAACCTCTCACAATCTGTGTGTTGAAACTCAACATTTTGGGGAAGCTGGTTGGATGGTGCATCTTCAACCTTCAGTTCACAACACTTGGCATTTGTGAATAATATAGGTTCCGATTGTATATTTTCAACTGCGGTGGTTAACGAATCAGAGTGAGGTAAATAGGATTTATCTTTCTTGAAATTTTCGTCTGATGTAGAGGAGCTACCAACAGATTGAGAATCTGAGAAGTGAGCTTGCGGTTCTCTATGCTGCCCATTTCCATCTCTTCTGAATGAACTATTATCATCTAATGTAGATGAGGTTCCAGTTGATTGAGAATCTGAAGACTGAGCTTCCACTTTAATATGTTCTTCGTTTCTATCTTGATTGAAAGAACTACTGTCATCAGACATTGAGGAGTCCCCAAATGATTGAGAATCTGAAAATTGAGCTTGTAATTGATGTTCTTCTTTATCATTAGTATTTGCTGCCTTTTGAATATTCAAGAAACTATTCTTAGGTTTATACTCATTGTCTGTTTCCAGT contains:
- the LOC100814240 gene encoding protein SCAR2 isoform X1, with amino-acid sequence MPLSKYRVRNEYSLADPELYRAADKDDPEALLEAVAMAGLVGLLRQLGDLAEFAAEIFHDLHEEVMATAARGHGLMARVKQLEAEVPSLEKAFFSQTHHSSFYTNGGIDWHPNLRFEQNLVTRGDLPRFIMDSYEECRGPPRLFLLDKFDVAGAGACLKRYTDPSFFKMESTSSVTATIEVQREKRIRKVKLKKGARLRDGETPNAVPSHAKLHQLLLEERIENGYSNPARRVKLKKRQLNGPAVETRDGKSYMEKFLETPSPDHKMVCETSIFPLPVKQTPYDTSEAGIKILEISSISPVKKSLGNKNTYSSPDENELELKPFSEMDGGTNEDLVKVKEQISDGVTDKKSSNHLKLPDAAELAINEQKKIEGSLDGHHSDDVTSEVDNYMDALTTMESELETDNEYKPKNSFLNIQKAANTNDKEEHQLQAQFSDSQSFGDSSMSDDSSSFNQDRNEEHIKVEAQSSDSQSTGTSSTLDDNSSFRRDGNGQHREPQAHFSDSQSVGSSSTSDENFKKDKSYLPHSDSLTTAVENIQSEPILFTNAKCCELKVEDAPSNQLPQNVEFQHTDCERFVMHDDAPVHEEEISSDLGQASSDLMTSGQVLCSNLGSTLPVILPAATQSDETPSAPAELNLRLDDDNADRTGLVESISSKPVSLSLTDDAHPVGSSAKTSLDNLDDDDPYIHCDDLLQVLNDLELAHGDECSDHSEIKMSQAEPPKENPSKILVNRDIGSPVEDPVSPSMEELNLNSGATLAHDCQDSKDEDCTVTTQLNSETPVSPLSCFTGGLLSDSTHNNTQDEPGSAEIEVSSSDLQSKVGEIPKMVHDDEINGSTFSVNPVEDDGHFKRSSPDNHVMVNDLVTENVQSDDQAVYSAPSVDSAENDEGVVSCPASSQICSPSRGLSDLEEPPLSSHSYPMEIKSNEVELTQIAMVTNAEKSENQSAPLLDVASSDVVNSSLSNITKLEESLSTFADSQKKEIEVDEAVARDSLTELEEQKIVDQPEIASVDVQLNLNKLVPFDLPDSEICNNIQKSSPREKFQHGAFVDDAEMVPKFLGLDAQQSESLSYGLHDPLQNDRDGFSSPSGNQLEPETDLDLFSKSQIGEQDAEFPLREEKNFASEKPQFQQMQKYQLEQESTNATSDCVSEIHADEPSSFYSLPQSSSQENNAAKRVMDPLKPLLPNLFPKATENKLDEMPPMPPLPPMQWRMGKVQHASLASQREELEVSQVSVQPNRPDKQSLFGLPTSERETLYQNPFLPVMALESDKLQHSSGFAVGVSGHPVAIPFQFPIMVNESKGQYNYLLLDSNQIQNPLLTLPVASMGMPPQGFIVAPEGEVIQNSNPCAPIPSAAYAVLGHNSIPPQEKSTQPPHQLMMETTPDDKSLQQSMSNMVSMDRPPHGHAVASEGEMELNSNPGPTIPPAECAVSGHDSLSPQEKLTQPPSQLLMEHSSDDKTLLQFVTNVVSMDSSNSHIVSSEGEMEQSSNPDPPTPPVECAVPGPGHDSISSHENPTKPPSQLMSETSSEFKTLQQSISNVEGEQGHLPISFMSPPNMESMEPNQSFLPFEGGMEMSLDTSDHTSDLESERTNGKPKNKLPRPRNPLIDAVAAHDKSKLRKVTERVMPQIAPKVDERDSLLEQIRTKVSACNFMLIIPFCIQNIILFKNAFRFSQSFNLKPAVTTRPSIQGPKTNLKFAAILEKANAIRQALAGSDEDDDADWSDS
- the LOC100814240 gene encoding protein SCAR2 isoform X2, giving the protein MPLSKYRVRNEYSLADPELYRAADKDDPEALLEAVAMAGLVGLLRQLGDLAEFAAEIFHDLHEEVMATAARGHGLMARVKQLEAEVPSLEKAFFSQTHHSSFYTNGGIDWHPNLRFEQNLVTRGDLPRFIMDSYEECRGPPRLFLLDKFDVAGAGACLKRYTDPSFFKMESTSSVTATIEVQREKRIRKVKLKKGARLRDGETPNAVPSHAKLHQLLLEERIENGYSNPARRVKLKKRQLNGPAVETRDGKSYMEKFLETPSPDHKMVCETSIFPLPVKQTPYDTSEAGIKILEISSISPVKKSLGNKNTYSSPDENELELKPFSEMDGGTNEDLVKVKEQISDGVTDKKSSNHLKLPDAAELAINEQKKIEGSLDGHHSDDVTSEVDNYMDALTTMESELETDNEYKPKNSFLNIQKAANTNDKEEHQLQAQFSDSQSFGDSSMSDDSSSFNQDRNEEHIKVEAQSSDSQSTGTSSTLDDNSSFRRDGNGQHREPQAHFSDSQSVGSSSTSDENFKKDKSYLPHSDSLTTAVENIQSEPILFTNAKCCELKVEDAPSNQLPQNVEFQHTDCERFVMHDDAPVHEEEISSDLGQASSDLMTSGQVLCSNLGSTLPVILPAATQSDETPSAPAELNLRLDDDNADRTGLVESISSKPVSLSLTDDAHPVGSSAKTSLDNLDDDDPYIHCDDLLQVLNDLELAHGDECSDHSEIKMSQAEPPKENPSKILVNRDIGSPVEDPVSPSMEELNLNSGATLAHDCQDSKDEDCTVTTQLNSETPVSPLSCFTGGLLSDSTHNNTQDEPGSAEIEVSSSDLQSKVGEIPKMVHDDEINGSTFSVNPVEDDGHFKRSSPDNHVMVNDLVTENVQSDDQAVYSAPSVDSAENDEGVVSCPASSQICSPSRGLSDLEEPPLSSHSYPMEIKSNEVELTQIAMVTNAEKSENQSAPLLDVASSDVVNSSLSNITKLEESLSTFADSQKKEIEVDEAVARDSLTELEEQKIVDQPEIASVDVQLNLNKLVPFDLPDSEICNNIQKSSPREKFQHGAFVDDAEMVPKFLGLDAQQSESLSYGLHDPLQNDRDGFSSPSGNQLEPETDLDLFSKSQIGEQDAEFPLREEKNFASEKPQFQQMQKYQLEQESTNATSDCVSEIHADEPSSFYSLPQSSSQENNAAKRVMDPLKPLLPNLFPKATENKLDEMPPMPPLPPMQWRMGKVQHASLASQREELEVSQVSVQPNRPDKQSLFGLPTSERETLYQNPFLPVMALESDKLQHSSGFAVGVSGHPVAIPFQFPIMVNESKGQYNYLLLDSNQIQNPLLTLPVASMGMPPQGFIVAPEGEVIQNSNPCAPIPSAAYAVLGHNSIPPQEKSTQPPHQLMMETTPDDKSLQQSMSNMVSMDRPPHGHAVASEGEMELNSNPGPTIPPAECAVSGHDSLSPQEKLTQPPSQLLMEHSSDDKTLLQFVTNVVSMDSSNSHIVSSEGEMEQSSNPDPPTPPVECAVPGPGHDSISSHENPTKPPSQLMSETSSEFKTLQQSISNVEGEQGHLPISFMSPPNMESMEPNQSFLPFEGGMEMSLDTSDHTSDLESERTNGKPKNKLPRPRNPLIDAVAAHDKSKLRKVTERVMPQIAPKVDERDSLLEQIRTKSFNLKPAVTTRPSIQGPKTNLKFAAILEKANAIRQALAGSDEDDDADWSDS